In Parageobacillus sp. KH3-4, the genomic window CGGTCTGGGGAATGGCGAAAAACTTTGCCTATGATCGTCCTCGCGCTTCCATTGCCATCGTTGCTGCGGTTTTTACGCTGCTTGTCCCGAGCGTGTTTAGTCAAGTAGGCATCATTGCTGCCGCAGGAATTGCCGGCTCATTTTTGGTGCAAAACACCATAGAGGAAAAGCCGACTCTGATTGCTGTCGGAATCCATAAAAAAACAGCGGTCAGCTTGCTTATTTTGTTTCTTGCTTTGCTAATATTGCTTCCGATGGCGCGCAATCTGACGGACTCCCATTGGATCGCGCTGTTTGATAGCTTCTATCGCTCTGGTGCTTTAGTATTCGGAGGGGGACATGTTGTTCTTCCTTTATTACAAGCGGAAGTCGTCCCAACAGGATGGCTGACTGCCGATGAGTTTCTTGCAGGATATGGCGCCGCGCAGGCGGTACCCGGGCCGTTGTTTACGTTCGCCTCGTATCTGGGAATGGCTAGTTTTGGATGGAGAGGGGCGCTTGTCGCTACTATTGGCATCTTTCTTCCTTCCTTTTTATTAATCATTGGAATGCTTCCATTTTGGCATTGGCTACGTCATCACCCTCGCTTTCAAGCGGCGCTTGGCGGCATTAACGCAGCGGTCGTAGGCATTTTGCTGGCGGCGCTGTACCATCCGGTATGGACGAAGGCGGTAAAAAGCCCTCTTGATTTCTCTTTAGCGCTAGCTGCATTTGCCTTATTAACCATTTGGAAATGGCCGCCTTGGCTGGTGGTCGTATTTTCGTTTGCAGCGGGAGCGATTTTTTCCTTTGTCTCATGATATGTCTTTATTTTGTGCAATTTATAAATATTTACCAACCATTTTTCTATACTTTCCCTTCAAAAATTGCAAGAAACACAAACATTGTTTAGCCTTTGCCACTCACTCAAAGCGGCAAAGGCTTTGCTAGCTATAAGCCGTTTGTTAATTGCTCCAATCTCTCGGCCGATACAGCGACATTGTTGGTGGCATCATTAATATCTGTGACTACATCTACGTATCGCTTCATCTTTTCACGAATCCGTTGATTTTGAGTGCGAATTTGCTGGAGCGACTGTGATAATGTTTCAAAAAACTGGTGGATTTTCTCCATATCGCTTGTCCCACGGTCAATCAATGCATGTGCTGAATTGATTGATTCAGAAATGGCTTTTACCTTCCGGTTCAAGTCATCTAAAATGCTTGTGACGTCAGCGACAGATTTTTTTGTCTGGAAGGCAAGCTTTCGCACTTCGTCAGCAACAACAGCAAACCCCTTGCCGTGTTCTCCCGCACGCGCCGCTTCAATCGAAGCATTTAACGAAAGCATGTTTGTCTGATCGGCAATCTCTGTCACGATACTGTTGATTCCTGCGATATCACGGGCTGACTGTTGTAAGCTGTTGATTTCTGCATCGATCTCTTTCATCATTGTTTGAATATGGCGGATTTCTGATAATTGTTTTTGTAATTTTTCTTGACCTTCGGCAGAATGGCGCTCGCTTTTTTCGGAAATAGAGGAA contains:
- the chrA gene encoding chromate efflux transporter codes for the protein MNQKKKMQVQKKGSVWEVWKTAFRLGLTSFGGPVAHLGYFREEYVQRRQWLDEKTYADLVALCQFLPGPASSQVGIGIGFMRAGFWGAFAAWLGFTLPSALALSLFAYFFQDASSISTEWLHGLLVAAVAVVAQAVWGMAKNFAYDRPRASIAIVAAVFTLLVPSVFSQVGIIAAAGIAGSFLVQNTIEEKPTLIAVGIHKKTAVSLLILFLALLILLPMARNLTDSHWIALFDSFYRSGALVFGGGHVVLPLLQAEVVPTGWLTADEFLAGYGAAQAVPGPLFTFASYLGMASFGWRGALVATIGIFLPSFLLIIGMLPFWHWLRHHPRFQAALGGINAAVVGILLAALYHPVWTKAVKSPLDFSLALAAFALLTIWKWPPWLVVVFSFAAGAIFSFVS